In Labrus mixtus chromosome 3, fLabMix1.1, whole genome shotgun sequence, a single window of DNA contains:
- the LOC132965457 gene encoding cystathionine gamma-lyase-like: protein MEQNHKQDEQSELYAGFNKAFKSFATKAIHVGQEPEQWKSLAVVPPISLSTTFKQNGPGNHAGYEYSRSGNPTRNCLEKAVAAVDGARYCLAVASGLAATLTITHMLKAGDGIVCMDDVYGGTNRFFQKIAREFALEVSFADFTMPGKLKAALKNNTKLVWIETPTNPTMKVVDIQACSDMIHEHSKDIVVVVDNTFMSPYFQRPLALGADVCMYSATKYMNGHSDVVMGLMSVNRDDLYDRLKFLQNALGCVPSPFDCYLCNRGLKTLHLRMERHFKNGMAAAKFLEADPRVDRVIFPGLPSHPQHDIMKKQCTGCPGMITFYIKGKLEHASAFLSNLKLFAIAESLGGYESLAEHPAIMTHASVPEKERNVLGISDTLIRLSVGLEDEADIIEDLEQALNAAHPKKE, encoded by the exons ATGGAGCAAAATCACAAACAAGACGAGCAGAGCGAATTGTATGCCGGCTTCAACAAGGCTTTTAAATCGTTCGCCACCAAGGCCATTCACGTCGGCCAGGAGCCGGAGCAATGGAAGTCATTGGCTGTTGTGCCGCCGATTTCTCTTTCTACCACGTTCAAGCAGAACGGACCAGGAAACCACGCC GGGTATGAATACAGCCGGAGTGGAAACCCGACAAGAAACTGTCTAGAGAAGGCTGTAGCAGCTGTGGATGGAGCACGCTATT GTCTTGCTGTTGCCTCAGGACTGGCAGCCACCTTGACcatcacacacatgctgaagGCCGGTGACGGCATTGTCTGCATGGATGACGTGTATGGAG GCACAAACCGCTTCTTCCAAAAAATTGCCCGGGAATTTGCCCTGGAGGTGTCGTTTGCAGACTTCACAATGCCAGGGAAGCTGAAGGCTGCTCTGAAGAACAACACCAAA CTGGTGTGGATTGAGACCCCCACCAACCCCACCATGAAGGTTGTTGACATCCAAGCCTGTTCCGACATGATCCACGAACACAGCAAAGACATAGTGGTGGTCGTGGACAACACCTTCATGTCCCCCTATTTCCAG CGCCCCTTGGCTTTGGGAGCTGATGTCTGCATGTACTCGGCCACCAAATACATGAACG gtcaCAGTGATGTGGTCATGGGTCTGATGTCTGTGAATCGGGACGATCTGTATGACCGTCTGAAGTTTTTGCAGAATG CACTTGGCTGTGTCCCGTCCCCCTTTGACTGCTACCTGTGTAACCGAGGACTGAAGACGCTACACCTGCGGATGGAGCGGCACTTCAAGAACGGCATGGCTGCGGCTAAGTTCCTGGAGGCCGATCCCCGGGTGGATCGTGTCATCTTCCCAG GCCTGCCCTCCCACCCTCAGCATGATATAATGAAGAAACAGTGCACCGGATGTCCCGGGATGATCACCTTCTACATTAAGGGGAAACTGGAGCATGCATCAGCCTTCCTTAGTAACCTCAAA ttgTTTGCGATTGCTGAGAGCCTGGGTGGATATGAAAGTTTAGCAGAACACCC GGCGATCATGACTCACGCGTCAGTTCCGGAAAAAGAGAGGAACGTCCTCGGAATTAGTGACACACTGATCCGGCTCTCTGTTGGACTGGAGGATGAGGCCGACATCATTGAGGACCTGGAACAGGCACTGAATGCTGCT CATCCAAAGAAGGAGTGA